The Klebsiella aerogenes KCTC 2190 region ATATCTTTCAGTCCACCGAGTAGCCCGTCATCATCACCGTTTTGTTGACCTTTTGCCGGCGGTGCCGACTGCTGCTCTGTGGCGACCTGCACCCCTTTTTGCAGCATTTCGAAGGCCGACTCGCGGTCAATCTCTTCTTCATACTTGCCGTACAGCGCCGAGTGGTTAATCAGGCCATTTCGCTCATCATCGGTGACCGGCCCCATCCGTGAACATGGGGCGATGACCATTGCGCGCTCGACGACCGACGGGCTGCCTTTCTCGTCGAGGAAGGAGATCAGCGCTTCGCCGGTACCGAGCTCCTGAATGGCCTGCTCGGTACTGAATGCCGGGTTGGCGCGCATGGTCTGGGCGGCGGTTTTCACCGCTTTTTGATCCTTCGGGGTAAAGGCACGCAAGGCATGCTGTACGCGGTTGCCCAACTGACCGAGCACGGCATCCGGGATATCCGACGGATTCTGCGAGACAAAATAGACGCCGACCCCTTTAGAACGGATAAGGCGAATCACCTGCTCGATTTTATCCAGCAGTACCTGCGGCGCATCGTTAAACAGCAGGTGGGCTTCGTCGAAGAAGAACACCAGCTTCGGTTTTTCGAGGTCGCCGGCTTCCGGCAGGCGTTCGTAGAGTTCGGAGAGCATCCACAGCAGGCTGGCGGCGTAAAGCTTCGGCATCTGATAGAGCTTTTCGGCGCTGAGGATATTAATCACCCCTTTACCGCTGGCATCGACACGCATCCAGTCCTGAATATCCAGCATCGGTTCGCCGAAGAAGTGCTCTGCGCCCTGCTGCTCCAGGGTTAACAGCCCGCGCTGGATAGCGCCGACCGACGCGCTGCTGATGTTGCCGTACTGGTTCTGGAAGGCTTTAGCGTTATCACCGATAAACTGGGTGATGGCGCGGAGATCTTTAAAGTCCAGCAGCAGCAGGCCGCGATCGTCAGCAATACGGAAAATAATGTTTAGCACGCCGCTTTGTACTTCATTCAGGTTGAGCAAGCGGGCGAGCAGCAGGGGGCCGAGATCCGACACCGTGGCGCGCACCGGGTGGCCCTTTTCACCAAAGATATCCCAAACAACCACCGGGTTGGCGTGCGGCTCCCAGTCGGTAACGCCGATTTTTTCCAGACGCGCCTGAAGTTTCTCAGAGCTCTGGCCTGCTTCCGCGATACCGGTCAGGTCGCCTTTCACATCGGCCATAAAGACCGGCACGCCGATCTCGGAAAATGACTCCGCCAGTTTCTGCAAAGTTACGGTTTTACCGGTGCCGGTGGCGCCGGTAATTAGGCCGTGACGGTTAGCCATTGCAGGCAGCAGATACAGTTGTTTATCCAGCGTGCGCGCAATCAGCAGGGGTGAGCTCATGATCGATTCCTCCATTTATCCTGCGTCGATTATAGGCAACCTGACAGTAAAAAGATGGAGGAAATCGATAACTCTCAACGTTTAATCTCAGGCGCAGTGGCGCTGAATCAGCGCGATGCTCTGTTCAATCTCGCGGCGAATCTCCTCTTCGCGCCATGACGCCAGCTGCGGAGCGAAAGGCTCGAAGGCGTAATCGCCACGATATCCGCTGGCTTCGAGATGTTTTACCTGCTGGCAGGTCAGCAGCCTATCTTGTGGTGTCAGCATGATGCGCTCGTCGTCGGTCAACTGTTCGCGTGGGCGGGGATCGTCAACGCCGGAGAGGTGAACCAGACCTATCTCAGCAATGTCCAGCTGGCTGAATTCCTCTTCAGCTTGTGGATACAGGTGGTGGTGGAAAGTATCAATTAACAGCTTAAACGGTACCTGGGCGTCGCGAATGAGCGCCTGCGCCTGCGCCGCCGAGCGCAGCGAACTTTGTGGGAAGCCCAGCGGCTCAACCAGGCCCTGAACGCCATATTGTTCGAACAACGGCGCCAGCTCGCGCATAGCGGCAAGCGTTTCTTGCGGCGCTACAGCGGTGCCATCATTTAACGGGCACATCACCAGCGATTTGGCGCCAATGGACTGCGCCTCTTTCAGCAGCGACTCCGTCAGCTGACGTACTTCAGCGCTGTGGCGATTGAAGGGATAGACGGCGTTGATCGTCAGAATTTCAAGCTGGTATCGGTCGGCCAGCTTGCGCACCTGCTGGTGGGTTAGCTCATCGGTGACTTTACCGCTGGGTAAATCATTACGCAGCTCGACCTTATGCAGCCCGAGTTCGCTTACCAGACGGAAAAACGCTTCAATGCTAAGCGATGGCGCAATTTTACGATTGATACAGAAACGCTGCAGGGCAATGGCCATTTGACACTCCTGACAAGATGTTGACTGGTTTAGTTCGCTTGCCTGATAGTTAAAATGTTTATTTCATCGTTGGCAATGGATGAAATGATGGTTGTTTGAGCACGATCGCAAAATAGTTGCTGCGCTATTTCATAGTTTACATCAACGTCAACCGCATAAAATCTCACCTTCACTACCGCTGCGATATGAAATTATGTAGAGAGAGGCTTGCTGAAAAATGCGACAGCTATCACCAAAGTGGAATTTCATTTTATCTGTTTATTGAAATATAAATTTCATTTTACTACGGTTATAGCACAGCACAATCAGCGACGGGCCGTAACTTGAACGGCCTTCTACACTATGAGGCGAGAAGATGACTATCACAGGTAACTTTATTGGTGGGAAAACGGTAACCAGCAGCAGCCGGGAAACGATGCCGGTGTACGACCCGGCCACTGGCGATGTGGTTCGCGAAGTCACGCTTTCCACCGCGCAGGAGGTTTCCGACGCAATCCAGGTCGCTCGCGACGCTTTTGACAGCTGGTCCCGTACCACGCCGCTGCGCCGCGCCCGCGTGCTGTTCAATTTTAAAATGCTGCTTGAACAGCACGTCGATGAACTGGCGGGAATTATCGTTAGCGAGCACGGCAAAGTGTGGTCCGATGCGTTGGGCGAGCTGACCCGCGGCATGGAAGTGGTTGAGTTCGCTTGCGGTATTCCGCATCTCATTAAAGGTGAGTTTTCTTCCGACGTGGGTACCGGCGTCGACAGCTATTCGCTCATGCAGCCGCTGGGCGTGGTGGCGGGGATAACGCCGTTTAATTTCCCGGCTATGGTGCCGATGTGGATGTTCCCCATCGCGCTGGCCTGCGGCAACAGCTTCGTGCTGAAACCACCGGCGCTGGCGCCGACCGCGGCGGTACGCATGGCTGAATTACTGAAAGAAGCCGGTCTGCCGGACGGCGTTTTTAACGTCATTCATTGCAGCAATGAAGATGCCGAGCAGCTTTATACCGACCCGCGTATTGCCGCCGTCAGCTTTGTCGGCTCCTCCGGCGTGGCGGAATATATCTATAAAACCGCCAGCGCTCACGGAAAACGCGTTCAGGCGTTTGGCGCGGCGAAAAATCATGCCATCGTGATGCCGGACGCCGATCTTGATGCGACCGTAAATGCCATCATGGGCGGTGCGTATGGTTCCGCAGGCGAGCGCTGTATGGCCCTGCCGGTAGTGGTGGCCGTCGGTGACGAGACCGCAGATAAGCTCATTGCCCGCCTGAAACCATTAGTCGAGTCGTTGAAAGTGGGACCTGGTTGCCTGCGCGGCAAAGACGAAAACGAAATGGGGCCGGTGGTATCCGAAGCGCATCAGAAAAAAGTACTCGGCTATATTGATAAGGGAGTCAGCGAAGGGGCGTCGTTGGTGGTGGATGGCCGCAGGCTGCGCGTGGCCGGGCATGAGGACGGATATTACGTTGGCGGTACGCTGTTTGACCATGTCACTCCGGAAATGACCATCTGGCGTGAAGAGATTTTTGGCCCGGTGCTGGGGATCGTCCGCGTTGCTGATTACCAAAGCGCGCTGGCGCTGGTTAACAGCCACGAATTTGGTAACGGCAGCGCCGTCTTTACCAGCAATGGCCATACCGCCCGCGAGTTCGTTCATGATGTACAGGCCGGCATGGTTGGCGTCAACGTACCGGTGCCGGTACCAATGGCCTTCCATAGCTTTGGCGGCTGGAAGCGCTCGGTATTTGGCGCGCTGAACGTCCACGGGCCTGACGGCGTTCGCTTCTATACCCGTATGAAAACTGCCACCGTGCGCTGGCCGCAGGGGCAGCAAACCGTATCTGAATTCAGTATGCCGACGTTAGGTTAATCGGCGAAGGAGAACGCTATGTCGTTATTGGCTAAAGCGCAAAAAGAGGGACATATCC contains the following coding sequences:
- a CDS encoding helicase HerA-like C-terminal domain-containing protein: MSSPLLIARTLDKQLYLLPAMANRHGLITGATGTGKTVTLQKLAESFSEIGVPVFMADVKGDLTGIAEAGQSSEKLQARLEKIGVTDWEPHANPVVVWDIFGEKGHPVRATVSDLGPLLLARLLNLNEVQSGVLNIIFRIADDRGLLLLDFKDLRAITQFIGDNAKAFQNQYGNISSASVGAIQRGLLTLEQQGAEHFFGEPMLDIQDWMRVDASGKGVINILSAEKLYQMPKLYAASLLWMLSELYERLPEAGDLEKPKLVFFFDEAHLLFNDAPQVLLDKIEQVIRLIRSKGVGVYFVSQNPSDIPDAVLGQLGNRVQHALRAFTPKDQKAVKTAAQTMRANPAFSTEQAIQELGTGEALISFLDEKGSPSVVERAMVIAPCSRMGPVTDDERNGLINHSALYGKYEEEIDRESAFEMLQKGVQVATEQQSAPPAKGQQNGDDDGLLGGLKDILFGTTGPRGGKRDGIVQTAAKSAVRQVTNQIVRGMLGSLLGGRRR
- a CDS encoding TIM barrel protein — encoded protein: MAIALQRFCINRKIAPSLSIEAFFRLVSELGLHKVELRNDLPSGKVTDELTHQQVRKLADRYQLEILTINAVYPFNRHSAEVRQLTESLLKEAQSIGAKSLVMCPLNDGTAVAPQETLAAMRELAPLFEQYGVQGLVEPLGFPQSSLRSAAQAQALIRDAQVPFKLLIDTFHHHLYPQAEEEFSQLDIAEIGLVHLSGVDDPRPREQLTDDERIMLTPQDRLLTCQQVKHLEASGYRGDYAFEPFAPQLASWREEEIRREIEQSIALIQRHCA
- a CDS encoding CoA-acylating methylmalonate-semialdehyde dehydrogenase, giving the protein MTITGNFIGGKTVTSSSRETMPVYDPATGDVVREVTLSTAQEVSDAIQVARDAFDSWSRTTPLRRARVLFNFKMLLEQHVDELAGIIVSEHGKVWSDALGELTRGMEVVEFACGIPHLIKGEFSSDVGTGVDSYSLMQPLGVVAGITPFNFPAMVPMWMFPIALACGNSFVLKPPALAPTAAVRMAELLKEAGLPDGVFNVIHCSNEDAEQLYTDPRIAAVSFVGSSGVAEYIYKTASAHGKRVQAFGAAKNHAIVMPDADLDATVNAIMGGAYGSAGERCMALPVVVAVGDETADKLIARLKPLVESLKVGPGCLRGKDENEMGPVVSEAHQKKVLGYIDKGVSEGASLVVDGRRLRVAGHEDGYYVGGTLFDHVTPEMTIWREEIFGPVLGIVRVADYQSALALVNSHEFGNGSAVFTSNGHTAREFVHDVQAGMVGVNVPVPVPMAFHSFGGWKRSVFGALNVHGPDGVRFYTRMKTATVRWPQGQQTVSEFSMPTLG